The sequence AATTCCTCTAGGGTGAGGGGactgtcccccctgtcccctgtgATTGGGACCGTTCCAAAACTGAGCCTCAGAAAGGGCTGAAACCCAGGTAGAGATGTCGGGGCCCTCCCCTGGTGCTGGGGGCTCCAGCACTCCCATGTCCCAGGGGTGgatgctccctcccagccacGTCCCCGGGATGCTGTCGCAGAGGGAGCACCATGGACTCGGTTTGTCCTTCCCAGGCTTTATTGGGCTCTGGCCCCACGCTCAGGCCTGAGCACGGGCGCACCTCCTGTGGCCCACGCCGAtggccagcacagctgctgccagccccacGCCGGCCACCACGCAGAGCAGCACCGTCCCCACGCCAAGCACGGCTGTCACCCCACCTGGAAAATCGAGGGGAGTGTCACCATTTGCCACTGGGGCCATGTCACAGGGGTACATCCAGTGGGGACTCACCCTGACCACCCTCCTGCTGCCGTCCCCCCGCGCCCGGCTCCATCGAGAGCAGCACGGGGCCGATGACCACGTCAGCTTCAGCCTCTTTCCCTAGGGAGGAAGGAGTGATGAGGCTTGCCCTGCCGCTCTGGGCTGTGCCCTCTGTCCCCATGGGGACCTTACCCTTGGTGTCGTGGCGGCGGAAGCGGCGGCTGGGCCATCGCTCCAGGGGGTTGAGGCTCCGGGAGAGCGCAGGGGACCCGCAGTTGCCCATCTcgcagcagctgcagatgtcCCGGGTGCCTTCCACGGgtgcccagctggagcagggtgggaagaTTGTCACCAGATCCACCCGTGGCACCCACAGAGCATTCATGCCCCCCAAGTCTGGGTCTGTGACCCATCCCTGTGCCACGCCggggctgtgggatgctggTGGGGGCCTTCCTGGATGTGCCCCATCCCGGCAAGGCAGCTACTCACGTGTTTCTGGCTTTGTTGAAGGAGCAAGCCTTGTTCAGGGGGTCCGGAGTTTGGTCTGCTGGGGTCACCTTCAGGTGACAGGTGATGTAGAtctgtggggaaggaaggaagagaggtgGGCACCTGCCGGTGGGGACAGCGGCTGGtttgggggctggcaggggacaCGCAGCCTTACCAGGTTCCTGGTGTCCCCTGCGAACCTGAAGACGTCGATCCTGAAGCGCAGCATGTcctcccggggccggggggtgATGAAGGCAGAGCTGGTGTCGTCCAACCTCCCATCAACCAGGCAcctggggtgggatggggtggaggGGGTCAGCACCTTGCTGGATCCCCTCCCACACCCCACATGTCTTGGGGCTCACCCGTTGAAGTCGATGATGGTGTAGTGGGGCGAGGAGTCGGCGCCGGGGCTGAGGGCGGCCACACAGCTGTCCACGAACAGCCGCAGTGGCACGTGGCTCTCGGTGCCCACCTCTGCTTGGATGTTGAGGACATCGCCCAGCTGGAAACCGGTGAAGGGTCTCTCGGCACTCCAGTCATCTGCAAGGGGTGATAACGAAGAGGGGGTGGCTCTGCTTGTCCCCAAGTCCTCATGGGAGCAAAGCCCAAAAGCAGGAGCAATGGGGTTTGCCGGGGTGTCCCCAgtggggtgctggggagctCTCTTGCACTGGGAAAAGGTGGAAAGTCCCCATCCATGGGTCAGTATGGCTTCCTACTCACCATTCATGAGGCGCAGGGAGAACACCAGCTTCTCCTCTGCCGACAGCGTGGAGCTGAAGGGAGCCCAGGTGGGCCGGATGGCATTGCTGCTCACGTTCTCCCTCCTGGGCAGGGACCACCACACATCAGGATACTGCCCTGTGCCAatccccagggagcagggtgggggTATGAGGGTAAGGAGGCCTCACCTGGGGTAGTGGCACTCAATGGGGATGATGGCGGGGTTGGTGCGGATGATGACGGGgttgctggcagggctggggtcgTAGTTGAGCAGCGTGCGGTAAATGAGGGAATTCGGCGTGATCTGGGCACAAAAGCATTGGGATGCCATTGGAGATGCCATTGGAGAGGCCACTCCCCACCCTCAGCACCACCACCAGGCCACGTATCCAGCCTTTCCCAACTGGAAACGCTGGGGAAATCCaaagaaagggggggaaaggggatggagaaggaacCCTGTCCTGTCCTCAGTGAGTTAAACTAATGGGCTGAAACGTGAGTGAAATGGGTCTGATTGTGAAATGGTTGAAATGGCTTTGTGCTATCTGCATAGCTCCAGCCGAatgggcagagcagctgtgggaaaaATGCTCCAGTTTGGGGGAAATACCTGCTCATCCTtcccctgggctgctcctcaAAGGTGTTCTACATCCTACACCTGGAGCTCCCCCGGCCTCGCAGGGGATGCCCGGTGCAcagcccctggggctgctccaggaggggagggagagccAGACGGGATCCCGGGACCGGGGATCTCCCCAGTGCAAGGGAGAAGGTCTTACCTGCACGGTGCTGCCGCACTCGTGGAGGCCGGCGGTGAAGGTGACGGTGTTGTGGGCGCGGCTCAGCGAGGAATGCTTGCACGCCGCCGGCCCCAGCGTCAGGTCTGTCGCGCTGACCAGGCGGCCGGTGCCGAAGAGGTCCCTGTGCACCGTCACCACCAGCTGAGCCTCCTGGCACTGCACCGTCACCGGGTGCTGCCTGTAGGTCCCTGGAGACGGGGAGTCCCCCACCCAGGACCAGGTGTTGGAGTCTGCCCGCGCCTGCCGGCTCGCAGGGTCACCCCAGGAGAAGTCCCAGGGTGGGTAGGCAGCCACCTCGCCCGCCGCccagcagagaagagagaggatCAAGCTGCTTTCGGGTCCCATCCCTCCTTCTTCCAGCAAACCCTGGCACAGAGAACCGGGGCTGCTCCTTCAGCCTTTATATCCCCTCAGAAGCAGGAGCCGTCTGCCCCCGGGCTCCCGTTTGGGGGCCAATGGCACCCAAAGGGCGGCCCTCGTGGGTGCGGGCAGAGGGGAGGCATGACCCCGTCATTTCCGGGGTGCCGGGaccccctgctccagggctgcccaAGGCAAGAGCAAACATCCTCGTCAGCCTCTTTGGGGAAGTTGTTTATAAAACTCAGCAGAAGCCGGAGACGGGGAGACGGGTACAAAGTGACTTGTTTAGGTTAGAAGGTGATAAGGGGTTTTTCAAGGCTGCTGCGGGGGTGACAGCAGTTGGGAGAGCAGGGTCCGTCATCCCAAATCCCGGGGACCATCCCAGCCCGGCACCATTGGCCCCCCTGGGACTTAGGTTTTCCTCTCGGATGCTGATGGGGGGGCCAGCAGCCCACGTGTTCACAGTTTGATACCAAAAGTGGGCTCTGTGCATCCCCCTGCTCTCAGCGGAGCCACGATGGGGGTGTTGGGTCAGCAGCAACGATGCAGAGCCCTCACCACTGTCACAAGCGTGGCTGCTCTCAGTGGGGGCCCCACACCCCCATGTTTCAACCTCAGCAGTGAGGTCAGAGCCCCATTCCTTTTTATCTCtgttgcccttccctggctctttccgttatatttgttttgttgccTTCAGGGAAAGGGGCCTGATGAGAACAGGGaaagctgcttaaaaataaatcttataGATTTTCAAGCCTCGTTATTTATTAAACTCATTATTATGGGgttatttaattatatatattacgACACGgctcattattattattattatggagtttctgttccttcttttgAGTGTCTTCACTCTTTTTCcctgccagagctctgccagtATCCCCTTGACTCCACACGAGGGGTGTTCCATTTCGTACCCCAAACCCTTTGCCATCTTTCAGGATGTTCCTGGCAAACCTTAGGGAACAGAAGAAAGGCCCTGATTTGAATGTTTAAGCTGGAACAGCTGAGCCATttctaggaaaagaaagagaaacagaaagttttGGGGGCAGATGTTGACCAGCCCAATCCTAGCAGAAATCCCACTGGGTTTAGACCTGGCACTGGCTTGCGCCTGACTTGACATCCCCAAAACCCTCCTGTGGGAACATTTATGGACTAGGGTAAAAccttctgcttttccccagGGAGCCAGTGCCCCAGCCCTGTTGCTGCCAGTGGGTCCAGGACTTCTCCATGTTTAAAATACCTTGAAAGTGGCACTTGCTTGGAGATGCCAGGGATTCCAGAGGCTGAGCTCCTGCGTCAGGGAGATAACAGCAGCAGGCGATGCTGATTCAGTAAATACGTGGCTGCCCCCCCTCCTGGGGGCAGAATCTCTGCTCAAATGAGTCCTTGGCTGCAAGGACCATGGGAGATGCCTGGTCTCACCCTGGAGAGCTCCAGCTTGGGGGTCTCTGGATACCAGGGTTTGATCCCAGCAGGAGGATAAATCCCTCAGATGGATCACCTCATGTTTCCACAGCACAAATGAGAAGAGGGGAAGACCAGAGGGTGATATGATCACAGGCTCTGGGAAGAGGGAGTATTTCTCTATGAAATAGGGGATTTCTGCTGTCCCAACTTTATTCCAAGCACAGCACACTGGATTCATAGAATTGGAGCCACagaccagcacagctgggaaagaGCATGAACTCATTTTTTGGGAAAGGCAGAGGCCAGAAAGTCTCAGGGCAGTGGAAAAGCACAAACCCCAGTGTTGCCCCACCATCAGATAAAGCACATCCCCCTTTTCCTTATAACAAAGTTTTGAGCCAAAGCCCTcagccagtgctgggggtgctgctggaaTTGGATGGCTGCTCTGGATAGTCAAAGAGCTTTTCCCCATCCCCCATTTCCTTGTTGCCCAGATTTGGCCTCTGCTTGTCTTCCATCCTGGCACCAGGGGAGGTATTTTGGCTGTGCCCAATGGCAGAGGGAAAGGGTTTTAACTTAAAGGGTCCCTCTGTGTGTCTCAGTAAACCAGAGACAGTCTCTGCACCTATGCCAAGGAAGGATGAGGGCCCTGAACACCTGGAGAAGATGTTGATCAAGAAGAAATTGGTGACAAGAAGGTTCAATGTGTCTCAGCAACCACAACTTGTGGCCTGGGaggaggaaatatttcttcaccaGGAGAAAGTTTGGGTGACCCAAAATCTTGAGTTCATCTTGGGATCCTGTACCAAAGAGCACAAGGTGACATTTATCCCAGGACATCTGAGGGTCTCCAGGGTGCTGGATGACACCCCAAGGCACACACGTTTGTGCAAAATATCCCTTTACTCTGTTTCCTATGACAAAGACAAGTCCCCCAGGGCAGGTTAAGGGTCTGCAGGAATCCTCCCACTCTCTGCAAATCCAGCCCAAGAGGTGGCTATACTGTAGGCAACCCCCAACTCCTCACAGGTGTCACTTTTCTATAAATCCAGGCACCTGAATTTTCCTCCTATAACAAACACAGCACCTCAAGATGTTCAGCTGGTCCAGTTCCACCACTGCCTAAAGTGTGAACCTCTCCCATCTTGTGGAAAGCACTGTGGGTTTGGGGATGAACATCTTGCCATTATGGCCACTCTGCTGAGCGGAAGAGCCCAAATTCCACagcactggaggaaaaaaaagagcaagtgTGACTCAGGCATGTCAGAAAGTCCCTTTTtggagcggggaggggggggaagcagaggaagaaattcCAACCCCAGCCCCAAGGACTGTTTATACATTTCAGCCAAGGCTTGTTACATACAACTATGTGTAAATAGTCCTTGGGGCTGGGGTTGGAATTCTTGCCTCTCTCTGTCCCATGAAGAGCCAAACCCACAGACCCTCAAACTATGCTCCCTCCCTCATCCAGCAAAGCTGCACTTTCCTCCCAAAAACAGCTTGAGGCAAGAGGAGAGTGGTCCAAGTTTTATTAAATGCTTCACTTATCAAGTAAGGAGTTTCCAGCATGGAGCAGACCCACATGGCTCCATGAAAAAGTAAAAGTGTTTGGAGACTAAACCCAACCCCATGGTTCTACAGGTGAGCAAACAGAGCAGAGGTGGGGAGTTTTCACATTAGTTTCCAAAGAGGTGCTCTGgcagaagttcatggaggaGGGTAAGGCTGCACAAAGctctgctgagggcagggctggaggagaaggagataAAGCTGGTGTtgggaaagcaaagcagcacagtTAAAGTCAGCACAAAGATTCAATCCATCTTCTCAAAGAAGacttctcccctctcctcaccAAGTCCCTCACAGTCATACAATAAAAAAGTATAAGTCCCTGGTTTCAGCTTTCAGACAGGGTTGCTGGGTTTCTGGCAGACAATCAGAGCTCCCAGGACAGCCAGGATCAGGATGACCAACCCAGCAACTGCAGCCAGCCCCCAGACCATCCACAGGTGACCTGCAGctaggaaggagaaggaaggaggtaGTTACAGCCACAGTCAGAACCTGTCCCCCAAACCATCCCCCTTCCTTTGCCCTACCTTGTGAAGGGACCCTCCTCACTGTGTGATCCTGCCAGCTGTGGATGAAGAGAGGTCCAACCACAACATCTGCTTCTTTCACCAAGGGATCTGAAAGGGAGGACCTGTGAGCACTCCAGCTCCTGTGAACCTCTCCAAAAGTCTTGGATTGGCACTGAGGAGCCAACAGGtcatggagcagctccagcttggCATAGACCAAGAGACATACCAGGCTGGGAGGGCAGTTCTCTCCGGACACGTCCTCCTGACCATCGGGAAGGAGCGTGGAGCCTCCCGGAGTGCCTGGCCAAGCCACAGCTCCTCATCTCACAGCAGGAACAGATATCCCGTGTGCCTTCCACAGGATCCCAGCTGGAAGAGAGCCTGGTGACCAGCCCACCCCGTGGTAGGAACACCTCACATGCTTTGGGGTCTGTTAGGAGAGACCCAAACCCTTCCACCCGGGTGTCCAACCCCACCTCCCTGGAAGGTGACACACCAGGTGAGAATTCCAAGTTCCCCACCCTTGGCCAAGCTGCTGTTCCAGCTACTCACAGGTTGCTGGCTTTGTTGAAGGAACAGGCCTTGTTCAGAGGGTCTGGAGCTTGGTCAGCTGGGGAGACCTTCAAGTGGCAGGTGACATAGatctgggcagggcaggcagagcagagggatttGGCCATCAGGTGTCTTCATGTCTTTCCCACACTCCACAAGTTTGGTCTCCAGTTGGACCACCAACAGGACTACCAACTCCCCAGGACAGCTCAAGCCCCTCCAATTCCTTCAAGCCACTCGGGATTTCAGCTACCAAAGCCCATCAGAAGGGCTTGTCTTGACCAGTATCAAGACTGATCCTTGGCTCAGAGGGCTATGATGTAGCAGCAGTAGTACATCATGAGCATCCTGAGGTACAGGATGACCTCATTCATATGTTGCCTTGGGAATGTAATTCTAGACAAAAATCACTCTTAATTTCCTAGTGGAGCAAGGCTGTCATGCAGAAAAGGGAGTTAATTGTTTTAGGAAGGATTTACCAGGTTGCTGGAGTCTCCTGCAAACTTGAATGCATCTACTGCAAACTGAAGCACATCTTGCCTGGGTCTCGGGGATATAAAAGTCGAGGTGGCATCGTCCACCTGCCCATCCACCAGGCACCTGGACACAAACACAGGGGCCAGCAGGGTCCCACTGTCAGACACCTCCATAAACCTGCAGAAAGGTCCTTTTGAACAAGAGCACAGCCAGCTCTTACCCACTGAATTCAATGAAGGCATACTGGGGAGAAGAGGTCCTGTCCGGGGTCAGAGTGGCCACACAACTGTCCACAAAGAGCCTCAGAGGCACGTGGTTCTCTGCATCAACACCAGCTTGGAAGTGGAGGACCTCTCCCAGTTGAAATACAGTGGAGGCTCTCTCGGCACTCCAGTCATCTGGAAGGACAGAGGTCACCAGGCACTCTTCGATGGGAAGCTGGTTTGGGCTTCACTGTTTCCACCCAGGGAAACCCCAATGGGCACAAGGCCCTGGGGGCTGCCCAAAACTGAACCATCTAGTGGAATCATGGCCACCAGAGGAGATCCTCACCCCAAACTTACCACTCATGAGGCGCAGGGAGAAAGGCAGCTTCTCCTCAGAGGACAGGGTGTAACGAAAGGGTGCCCACGTGGGCTTGACACCATGGCTGCTCACGTTGTCCCTCCTGGGGAGGAGAAATGCCCACAGGTGAGTTCTctgtggcagcagaggggaTTATTTGTTGCTCACTTGCCTTGGCTCACCTGGGGTAGTGGCACTCGATGGGAACCACGGCAGGGCTGGTGCGGATGACAACAGGAttgctgggaagagctgggctgTAATTTAAGCTCGTGGTGTAGATTAGAGAATCGGGGGTCACCTGGGGAAAGGCAAGGCAATTATGCAGTCATTAAGAGCCCTGTTCCTTTGaccacacacagagcagcacatttGAGACCAGAGACTCAGcactgagatattttttctgGTCCTCAGCCAGCAGCATTTGTGCTGGAGGCAGGTGAGTGGCACTCATCCTGATATAGGAATCCTCTGGGGTGGGaatctgctccagcctggcccaggACAGCCTGtggccagcagcagagctggatgcagacATGCT is a genomic window of Chiroxiphia lanceolata isolate bChiLan1 chromosome 12, bChiLan1.pri, whole genome shotgun sequence containing:
- the LOC116792742 gene encoding zona pellucida sperm-binding protein 3-like, with protein sequence MRSGSSLGLALLCWVFGEVVAYDPLGLFRGEAELWRYGGDPSLGQPRTFSQPWAWVDVSQLQAMAPLHPVAVQCQEAQLVVTVHRDLFGTGRLVRAADLSLGSASCLPVVWSTSETTVTFVAGLHECGSTLRVTPDSLIYTTSLNYSPALPSNPVVIRTSPAVVPIECHYPRRDNVSSHGVKPTWAPFRYTLSSEEKLPFSLRLMSDDWSAERASTVFQLGEVLHFQAGVDAENHVPLRLFVDSCVATLTPDRTSSPQYAFIEFSGCLVDGQVDDATSTFISPRPRQDVLQFAVDAFKFAGDSSNLIYVTCHLKVSPADQAPDPLNKACSFNKASNLWDPVEGTRDICSCCEMRSCGLARHSGRLHAPSRWSGGRVRRELPSQPDPLVKEADVVVGPLFIHSWQDHTVRRVPSQAAGHLWMVWGLAAVAGLVILILAVLGALIVCQKPSNPV
- the LOC116792963 gene encoding LOW QUALITY PROTEIN: zona pellucida sperm-binding protein 3-like (The sequence of the model RefSeq protein was modified relative to this genomic sequence to represent the inferred CDS: deleted 2 bases in 1 codon); the encoded protein is MFALALGSPGRGSRHPGNDGGLLEEGGMGPESSLILSLLCWAAGEVAAYPPWDFSWGDPASRQARADSNTWSWVGDSPSPGTYRQHPVTVQCQEAQLVVTVHRDLFGTGRLVSATDLTLGPAACKHSSLSRAHNTVTFTAGLHECGSTVQITPNSLIYRTLLNYDPSPASNPVIIRTNPAIIPIECHYPRRENVSSNAIRPTWAPFSSTLSAEEKLVFSLRLMNDDWSAERPFTGFQLGDVLNIQAEVGTESHVPLRLFVDSCVAALSPGADSSPHYTIIDFNGCLVDGRLDDTSSAFITPRPREDMLRFRIDVFRFAGDTRNLIYITCHLKVTPADQTPDPLNKACSFNKARNTWAPVEGTRDICSCCEMGNCGSPALSRSLNPLERWPSRRFRRHDTKGKEAEADVVIGPVLLSMEPGAGGRQQEGGQGGVTAVLGVGTVLLCVVAGVGLAAAVLAIGVGHRRCARAQA